A stretch of Natronococcus sp. CG52 DNA encodes these proteins:
- a CDS encoding AMP-binding protein produces MAGNTSLENVDEVVHEPSDEFVESTNVYDFMQEYGIDDYEELIERTTTDLDGVPESGVDWFWDELVDYLDLEFYEEYETVRDDSEGPQFTDWYPGGELNIAHNVADRHAAVDEERRNKVATIWEGEDGEIREITYHELHRQSNQVANALEERGIETGDTVGLYMPMVPEVVSILYGCFKVGAIAVPIFSGFGVDAAATRIADAECSVLFTGDGFYRRGDPVFLKSAADEAIEEAGYVEHTIVFDRLGSSTRASEHEIPWTDDRDEWWTGAVETEGDEYETKSLDSSQESMLLYSSGTTGKPKGIVHTHAGVQVQCAKEVYFGMDLKPSDRFFWVSDIGWMMGPWTLIGTHSFGGTVFMYEGAPDYPEPDRFWEMIDRHKLTQFGISPTAIRALRKHGDDWLEGHDLSSLRLLGSTGEPWDPESWRWFHENVGGGEAPIINISGGTEICGCFLMPMPSEPLKPCTLGGPGLGMDIDIVDASGESVREDNERGFLVARDSCPSMTKSLWSGDERYLNEYWSTFEDMWDHGDWAQKDEDGFWFLHGRADDALNVAGRKVGPAEVEGALIDHDAVNQAAAIGAPDDTTGTAVVTYVILEDGAEESDDLREELRAQVGEELGKPFRPREVLFVDEFPKTQSGKIIRRAIEAAYTGEELGDMSSIENPEALEDLEDAR; encoded by the coding sequence ATGGCAGGAAACACCTCCCTCGAGAACGTCGACGAAGTGGTACACGAACCGAGCGACGAGTTCGTCGAATCCACCAACGTCTACGACTTCATGCAGGAGTACGGTATCGACGACTACGAGGAGCTCATCGAGCGCACCACGACGGACCTCGATGGAGTTCCCGAAAGCGGCGTCGACTGGTTCTGGGACGAACTGGTCGACTACCTCGACCTCGAGTTCTACGAGGAGTACGAGACGGTTCGGGACGACAGCGAGGGGCCGCAGTTCACCGACTGGTACCCCGGCGGCGAACTCAACATCGCCCACAACGTCGCGGATCGCCACGCCGCCGTCGACGAGGAGCGCCGGAACAAGGTCGCGACCATCTGGGAGGGCGAGGACGGTGAGATCCGGGAGATAACCTACCACGAACTCCACCGCCAGTCGAATCAGGTCGCCAACGCGCTCGAGGAGCGAGGCATCGAGACGGGCGACACGGTGGGACTCTACATGCCGATGGTCCCGGAGGTCGTCTCGATCCTCTACGGCTGTTTCAAGGTCGGTGCGATCGCGGTCCCCATCTTCTCGGGATTCGGCGTCGACGCCGCCGCGACCCGGATCGCGGACGCGGAGTGTTCCGTCCTCTTTACCGGCGACGGCTTCTACCGCCGGGGCGATCCCGTCTTTCTCAAGTCCGCCGCCGACGAGGCGATCGAGGAGGCCGGTTACGTCGAGCACACGATCGTCTTCGATCGGCTGGGGTCCAGTACCCGGGCGAGCGAGCACGAGATCCCTTGGACCGACGACCGCGACGAGTGGTGGACAGGGGCCGTCGAGACCGAAGGCGACGAGTACGAGACCAAATCGCTCGACTCGAGCCAGGAGTCGATGCTGCTGTACTCCTCGGGAACGACGGGCAAGCCGAAGGGGATCGTCCACACCCACGCGGGCGTGCAGGTCCAGTGCGCGAAGGAGGTCTACTTCGGAATGGACCTCAAACCGTCGGACCGGTTCTTCTGGGTCTCCGACATCGGCTGGATGATGGGGCCGTGGACGCTGATCGGGACTCACAGCTTCGGCGGCACCGTCTTCATGTACGAGGGCGCGCCCGACTACCCCGAACCTGACCGATTCTGGGAGATGATCGACCGCCACAAACTCACGCAGTTCGGCATCTCGCCGACCGCAATCCGCGCGCTGCGCAAGCACGGCGACGACTGGCTCGAGGGACACGACCTCTCCTCGCTTCGCCTCCTCGGTTCGACTGGCGAACCCTGGGATCCCGAATCCTGGCGCTGGTTCCACGAGAACGTCGGCGGCGGCGAGGCGCCGATCATCAACATCTCCGGCGGGACGGAGATCTGCGGCTGCTTCCTGATGCCGATGCCGTCCGAACCGCTCAAGCCCTGTACGCTCGGCGGCCCCGGTCTCGGGATGGACATCGACATCGTCGACGCCTCGGGCGAGTCCGTCAGGGAGGACAACGAGCGCGGCTTCCTCGTCGCGCGCGACTCCTGTCCGTCGATGACGAAGTCGCTCTGGTCGGGCGACGAGCGCTACCTGAACGAGTACTGGTCGACGTTCGAGGACATGTGGGACCACGGCGACTGGGCCCAGAAGGACGAGGACGGCTTCTGGTTCCTCCACGGCCGGGCCGACGACGCGCTGAACGTCGCCGGCCGCAAGGTCGGTCCGGCGGAGGTCGAGGGCGCGCTCATCGACCACGACGCCGTCAACCAGGCCGCGGCGATCGGCGCCCCGGACGACACCACGGGCACCGCGGTCGTGACGTACGTGATTCTCGAGGACGGCGCCGAGGAGAGCGACGACCTGCGCGAGGAACTGCGCGCGCAGGTCGGCGAGGAACTCGGCAAGCCGTTCCGCCCCCGCGAGGTGCTGTTCGTCGACGAGTTCCCGAAAACCCAGTCGGGCAAAATCATCCGACGAGCTATCGAGGCCGCCTACACGGGCGAGGAGCTGGGCGATATGAGCAGTATCGAGAATCCGGAGGCCCTCGAGGACCTCGAGGACGCGCGGTAA
- a CDS encoding DUF7344 domain-containing protein, with the protein MPLSLVEAAIALVSLIDEVCIYALKSSGALAHPVRRRVVSILVDYDVLRREELAELIATGGSISRNDSERLEIALHHAHLPKLDEELLIDYDQRTGDVVLWEDPDTVNEMLDSA; encoded by the coding sequence ATGCCACTCTCGCTCGTCGAGGCGGCTATCGCCCTCGTCAGCTTGATCGATGAGGTTTGTATATACGCGTTAAAATCTAGCGGGGCGCTCGCTCATCCCGTCCGTCGTCGCGTGGTTTCGATCCTCGTCGATTACGATGTTTTGCGGCGAGAGGAGTTAGCAGAGTTGATCGCCACCGGTGGATCGATCTCGCGGAACGATTCCGAACGACTCGAAATAGCGCTCCACCACGCCCACCTTCCGAAACTCGACGAAGAGTTACTCATCGACTACGATCAGCGTACCGGTGACGTAGTGCTCTGGGAAGATCCAGACACTGTGAACGAAATGCTGGACTCAGCGTGA
- a CDS encoding dicarboxylate/amino acid:cation symporter: protein MPRGNIGEYWSRYRSVPIVYRIGAAFVLGSILGLTVGEPATTLQPLGDLFVRLLSMIVIPIIIFTLLMGIRRISPSTLGKVGGQIVALYAVMSAVAVFIGLAVANLVNPGRGLTLTEDTEFDPAETPDFLEVFLGIVPENPIGAMAEGDVLATIFFVIVFGIALLILEETSEDEAVQAGVESFFNIVEAGTEAMFKIVWGVMEYGVIGVFALMAAVFGEAGADALVPFALLIGTLLAAVLIHITVVYLGGLIVALTRESPVAFLTGSKDAIITALSIRSSSGTLPVTMANADENLRINEGIYGFSLPLGATINMDGTAMYQGVAAIFAANLVGVQLTVGEQVTVVLIAVLASIGSAGVPGTGLIMLTMVLTQLQLPLAVVGFVAGVDPILDRLRTMTNVTGDLAVTTVVAHWNDGIDFSSGSWVDPTRGLEMGGESAPSDD from the coding sequence ATGCCACGTGGTAACATCGGAGAGTACTGGTCGCGATACCGTTCCGTACCGATCGTGTATCGAATCGGCGCCGCGTTCGTACTCGGTTCGATTCTCGGGTTGACCGTCGGCGAACCCGCGACGACACTCCAGCCGCTGGGAGATCTCTTCGTTCGACTGCTGAGCATGATCGTCATTCCGATCATCATCTTCACGCTGCTGATGGGGATCAGACGTATCTCGCCGTCCACTCTCGGGAAGGTGGGCGGACAGATCGTCGCGCTGTACGCCGTGATGTCCGCCGTCGCGGTGTTCATCGGACTGGCGGTCGCGAACCTGGTCAACCCGGGTCGCGGGCTAACGCTGACCGAGGACACGGAGTTTGACCCGGCGGAGACACCCGACTTCCTTGAGGTATTCCTCGGGATCGTCCCCGAGAACCCGATCGGCGCGATGGCCGAGGGAGACGTCCTCGCGACGATCTTCTTCGTCATCGTCTTCGGTATCGCGCTGCTGATACTCGAGGAGACCAGCGAGGACGAGGCCGTCCAGGCGGGCGTGGAATCGTTCTTCAACATCGTCGAGGCCGGCACCGAGGCGATGTTCAAGATCGTCTGGGGCGTCATGGAGTACGGCGTCATCGGCGTCTTCGCGCTCATGGCCGCCGTCTTCGGCGAGGCCGGCGCCGACGCGCTCGTTCCCTTCGCGCTGTTGATCGGCACGCTGCTCGCCGCAGTGCTGATCCACATCACCGTCGTCTACCTCGGCGGGCTGATCGTCGCGCTCACCAGGGAGTCGCCGGTCGCGTTCCTCACGGGATCGAAGGACGCGATCATCACCGCGCTCTCGATCCGCTCCTCGAGCGGGACCCTACCGGTGACGATGGCGAACGCCGACGAAAATCTCCGCATCAACGAGGGGATCTACGGCTTTTCGTTGCCGCTGGGTGCGACGATCAACATGGACGGTACCGCGATGTACCAGGGCGTCGCCGCCATCTTCGCCGCCAACCTCGTCGGCGTTCAGCTGACGGTCGGCGAACAGGTGACGGTCGTGCTCATCGCCGTGCTCGCGAGCATCGGCTCCGCCGGCGTCCCCGGGACGGGGCTGATCATGCTGACGATGGTGCTGACCCAGCTTCAGCTGCCCCTCGCGGTGGTCGGATTCGTCGCCGGCGTCGATCCGATCCTCGATCGGCTCCGGACGATGACGAACGTGACCGGCGACCTCGCGGTCACCACGGTCGTCGCACACTGGAACGACGGAATCGACTTCTCGAGCGGTTCGTGGGTCGATCCGACTCGAGGGCTGGAGATGGGCGGCGAGAGCGCCCCGAGCGACGACTGA
- a CDS encoding cupin domain-containing protein: MATTPKKQHEAARAVDLYQFEGADVYQKGDERARIRGYFPLTPGMPNGSDVGADDLMIVCIEIEPGNYLPSHRDSNEELLVVTAGAVEATIGDDTIALENGQCAVVPEMAPHGLYNAGDETAHVIGFFPENELTATFEETLQPFGTDVVTIGGTPPEEPSKR, encoded by the coding sequence ATGGCAACAACACCGAAAAAACAACACGAAGCGGCTCGAGCCGTCGATCTCTACCAGTTCGAGGGGGCCGACGTGTACCAAAAAGGCGACGAACGAGCCCGGATTCGCGGCTACTTCCCACTTACCCCAGGGATGCCGAACGGGAGCGACGTCGGTGCCGACGATCTGATGATCGTCTGCATCGAGATCGAGCCGGGCAACTACCTCCCGTCCCACCGAGACAGCAACGAGGAACTCCTCGTCGTGACCGCGGGAGCGGTCGAGGCGACGATCGGCGACGATACGATCGCCCTCGAGAACGGTCAGTGTGCGGTCGTTCCGGAGATGGCACCGCACGGCCTCTACAACGCCGGCGATGAAACCGCTCACGTCATCGGGTTCTTCCCCGAAAACGAGCTGACCGCCACGTTCGAGGAGACGCTACAGCCGTTCGGAACTGACGTCGTAACCATCGGCGGAACCCCTCCGGAGGAACCCTCGAAGCGGTGA
- a CDS encoding carboxylate--amine ligase codes for MAETVYDTRTFLDELVTRSFDRAPAIVCNAHITGLAVARALAARDVPVITLDRSPDGVAPYSDAVDLAGLVTYPLEDLAAFGEELTAIADALEHEPVLFPCMDEWVHAVAEIDPEGIRLPFADFETVDAVLDKTELYARADEQGVPTPETYRLDETDPGDAADELGFPLIVKPALKRRFEEAFGTNLVEAETREEYHDIVERAHAADMRVMAQEKIPKEQGDLYTLASYAPESGVDDAVTFVGRRRAIYPPEFGTTCLVEGADAPEIERDALAVLEDAGYHGISEAEFLYDARTDEYRLLDINTRPWKWIGLPIAAGANLPAAAYADATDSAYESGVVRDVSWVYLKDYAALLSNNPVDDVLSRDQWFSIVSGEFERRDDLTTAVYRPSDPGPTYQLLATEFGTREYYCPC; via the coding sequence ATGGCCGAGACCGTCTACGACACGCGGACGTTCCTGGACGAACTGGTGACGCGGTCGTTCGACCGAGCCCCGGCGATCGTCTGTAACGCTCATATTACCGGACTGGCGGTCGCCCGGGCGCTCGCGGCCCGCGACGTGCCGGTGATCACCCTCGATCGGTCGCCGGACGGCGTGGCACCGTACTCGGACGCCGTCGACCTCGCCGGTCTGGTCACGTACCCGCTCGAGGACCTGGCGGCGTTCGGCGAGGAGCTGACGGCGATCGCGGACGCGCTCGAGCACGAGCCGGTGTTGTTCCCGTGTATGGACGAGTGGGTCCACGCGGTCGCCGAGATCGATCCGGAGGGGATCCGGCTCCCGTTCGCCGACTTCGAGACGGTCGACGCCGTCCTCGACAAGACCGAACTCTACGCGCGGGCGGACGAGCAGGGCGTGCCGACGCCGGAGACCTACCGGCTGGACGAGACGGATCCCGGCGACGCGGCCGACGAACTCGGCTTCCCGCTCATCGTCAAACCGGCTCTGAAGCGCCGGTTCGAGGAGGCCTTCGGCACGAATCTCGTAGAAGCCGAGACGCGGGAGGAGTATCACGATATCGTCGAGCGGGCCCACGCAGCCGATATGCGAGTGATGGCCCAGGAGAAGATCCCGAAAGAGCAGGGCGACCTCTACACGCTCGCGTCGTACGCCCCCGAATCGGGCGTCGACGACGCCGTCACCTTCGTTGGCCGGCGGCGGGCGATCTACCCGCCGGAATTCGGGACTACCTGCCTCGTCGAAGGGGCCGACGCCCCCGAGATCGAACGCGACGCGCTCGCCGTGCTCGAGGACGCGGGCTACCACGGCATCAGCGAGGCGGAGTTTCTCTACGATGCGCGCACGGACGAGTACCGCCTGCTCGATATCAACACCCGGCCGTGGAAGTGGATCGGGCTGCCGATCGCGGCGGGTGCGAACCTCCCCGCGGCGGCCTACGCCGACGCGACCGATTCCGCGTACGAATCGGGCGTCGTCCGGGACGTCAGTTGGGTGTACCTCAAGGACTACGCGGCGCTGCTCTCGAACAATCCGGTCGACGACGTCCTCTCGCGCGACCAGTGGTTCTCGATCGTCTCCGGAGAGTTCGAACGACGAGACGACCTCACGACGGCCGTCTACCGCCCGTCCGATCCGGGACCGACGTACCAGCTTCTCGCGACCGAATTCGGCACTCGAGAGTACTACTGCCCCTGTTAA
- a CDS encoding dicarboxylate/amino acid:cation symporter, translating into MARNTIGNVWNRYRSVSIAYRIGAAFVLGSILGLTVGEPATALEPLGDLFIRLLEMLVIPIVVFTLLMGIRQLSPATLGKVGGQVILLYAFTSAIAVVIGLTVANVIDPGTGLTLTEGAVETEDPPSATEVFLGIVPENPIEAMAATDLLATLFFVIVFGLALVLVLEEIDDEPVERGVETIFDIAEAGSEAMFKIVWGVMEYGVIGVFALMAVVFADAGPGALRVFVTLILALVLAVALHIAIVHMGVLIVVLTQQSPIAFLIGVKEALVTALALASSSATLPVSMANAEDNLRINEGIYGFSLPLGATINMDGTAMYQGVAAVFAANLVGVQLTLTEQFIVVTIAVLASIGAAGVPGAGLIMLTLVLTQLGLPLEVIGFVAGVDPILDRLRTMTNISGDLAVATVVAHWNGAVDFGSGIWDGAVSETPPSADVSD; encoded by the coding sequence ATGGCACGAAACACGATTGGAAACGTGTGGAATCGGTATCGGTCGGTGTCGATCGCCTACCGCATCGGCGCCGCGTTCGTCCTCGGCTCGATCCTCGGGTTAACCGTCGGCGAACCCGCGACCGCACTGGAACCCCTCGGCGATCTGTTCATCAGGTTGCTGGAGATGCTGGTGATCCCGATCGTCGTGTTTACGTTACTGATGGGGATTCGCCAACTCTCGCCGGCCACCCTCGGCAAGGTCGGCGGGCAGGTAATTCTCCTGTACGCGTTCACGTCCGCGATCGCGGTAGTTATCGGGCTCACGGTGGCGAACGTGATCGATCCGGGAACGGGGTTGACGCTGACCGAGGGAGCCGTCGAGACCGAAGACCCGCCCAGTGCGACGGAAGTGTTCCTGGGAATCGTCCCCGAGAATCCGATCGAAGCGATGGCGGCTACCGATCTCCTCGCGACGCTCTTTTTCGTGATCGTCTTCGGACTCGCGCTCGTGCTGGTCCTGGAAGAAATCGACGACGAGCCGGTCGAGAGGGGCGTCGAGACGATCTTCGATATCGCGGAGGCCGGTTCGGAGGCGATGTTCAAGATCGTCTGGGGCGTCATGGAGTACGGCGTCATCGGCGTTTTCGCGCTCATGGCTGTGGTCTTCGCCGACGCCGGTCCGGGAGCGCTCCGGGTGTTCGTGACGCTGATCCTCGCGCTCGTGCTCGCCGTCGCCTTGCACATCGCGATCGTCCACATGGGGGTTCTGATCGTCGTGCTGACCCAGCAGTCGCCGATCGCGTTCCTAATCGGCGTGAAGGAGGCCCTAGTGACCGCACTCGCGCTCGCCTCCTCGAGCGCGACGCTCCCCGTCTCGATGGCGAACGCCGAAGATAACCTCCGGATCAACGAGGGGATCTACGGCTTCTCGCTCCCGCTGGGCGCGACGATCAACATGGACGGCACCGCGATGTACCAGGGCGTCGCCGCCGTCTTCGCCGCCAACCTCGTCGGCGTCCAGCTGACGCTGACCGAACAGTTCATCGTCGTCACCATCGCGGTTCTCGCCAGTATCGGGGCCGCCGGCGTGCCCGGAGCGGGACTGATCATGCTCACGCTCGTGCTCACCCAGCTCGGGCTGCCGCTGGAAGTCATCGGCTTCGTCGCCGGCGTCGACCCGATCCTCGATCGGCTCCGGACGATGACGAACATCAGCGGCGATCTCGCGGTCGCGACCGTCGTCGCCCACTGGAACGGCGCCGTCGACTTCGGCTCGGGAATCTGGGACGGCGCCGTTTCCGAGACGCCCCCGTCGGCCGACGTCTCCGATTAG
- the gatB gene encoding Asp-tRNA(Asn)/Glu-tRNA(Gln) amidotransferase subunit GatB translates to MTAQTVQQGDLVTVIGLEVHVQLETDTKIFCGCSTEQTDEPNENVCPVCLGLPGALPVLNEAAVEAAVKIGKAIDAEIPEETRFHRKNYYYPDLPKNFQITQYDEPICADGDLEISVEGDRRTVTIERAHLEEDPGSLQHVGGGGGIDSADYTLVDYNRAGTPLMEIVTAPDFRSPSEVRAFLAELEEVLEYLGVFDAERDGSLRIDANLSIIPEDEIESDDVTEIGAEALAAANRTEVKNISSHKGAEKALAYEETRQKNAIQRGRAVEQETRHWDESRGITVSMRSKEEEKDYRYFEEADLPPLRVSHWKDEISIPELPSARRERFQAEYGLNDEAASKLTSTKQVADFYEDVASEFDPDLAATWVADNLLGELNYRDMEITDLGGRLEEVTRLVELVAEDEITAKNARETVLRSMLDDEKAPDEIVEEEGLGKTGEDEVQQAVVEAIDENPDAVDDYESGDDGAINFLVGQVMQKTGGSADPGDVNQLLRTELEG, encoded by the coding sequence ATGACTGCCCAGACCGTCCAGCAGGGCGACCTCGTGACCGTCATCGGCCTCGAGGTCCACGTCCAGCTGGAGACCGACACGAAGATCTTCTGTGGGTGTTCGACCGAACAGACCGACGAGCCCAACGAGAACGTCTGCCCGGTCTGTCTCGGCCTCCCCGGCGCCTTGCCCGTCCTGAACGAGGCCGCCGTCGAGGCCGCCGTCAAGATCGGCAAGGCGATCGACGCCGAGATTCCGGAGGAGACGCGCTTCCACCGGAAGAACTACTACTACCCCGACCTCCCCAAGAACTTCCAGATCACCCAGTACGACGAGCCGATCTGCGCCGACGGCGACCTCGAGATCTCGGTCGAGGGCGACCGTCGGACGGTAACGATCGAGCGGGCCCACCTGGAGGAGGATCCGGGGAGCCTCCAGCACGTCGGCGGTGGCGGCGGGATCGACTCCGCCGACTACACGCTGGTCGACTACAACCGCGCCGGCACGCCGCTGATGGAGATCGTCACGGCGCCGGACTTCCGCAGTCCGAGCGAGGTGCGGGCGTTCCTCGCCGAACTCGAGGAAGTGCTCGAGTACTTGGGCGTCTTCGACGCCGAGCGGGACGGCAGCCTGCGAATCGACGCTAACCTCTCGATCATCCCCGAGGACGAAATCGAGAGCGACGACGTCACGGAGATCGGCGCGGAGGCGCTCGCGGCCGCGAACCGCACGGAGGTCAAGAACATCTCGAGTCACAAGGGCGCCGAGAAGGCGCTGGCCTACGAGGAGACCCGCCAGAAGAACGCGATCCAGCGCGGCCGTGCGGTCGAGCAGGAGACCCGCCACTGGGACGAGTCTCGCGGCATCACGGTCTCGATGCGCTCGAAAGAAGAGGAGAAAGACTACCGGTACTTCGAGGAAGCCGACCTGCCGCCGCTTCGAGTCTCCCACTGGAAGGACGAGATCTCGATTCCGGAACTCCCCTCCGCACGACGCGAGCGGTTCCAGGCGGAGTACGGCCTGAACGACGAGGCAGCTTCAAAACTCACCTCCACCAAACAGGTCGCGGACTTCTACGAGGACGTCGCGAGCGAGTTCGACCCCGACCTCGCCGCCACCTGGGTCGCTGACAACCTGCTGGGCGAACTCAACTACCGCGACATGGAGATCACGGATCTCGGGGGCCGACTCGAGGAGGTCACGCGACTCGTCGAACTCGTCGCCGAGGACGAAATCACGGCGAAAAACGCCCGCGAGACGGTGTTGCGGTCGATGCTCGACGACGAGAAAGCACCGGACGAGATCGTCGAAGAAGAGGGACTCGGCAAGACCGGCGAGGACGAGGTACAGCAGGCCGTCGTCGAGGCGATCGACGAGAACCCCGACGCGGTCGACGACTACGAGTCGGGCGACGACGGCGCGATCAACTTCCTCGTCGGGCAAGTGATGCAGAAGACCGGCGGCAGTGCGGACCCCGGCGACGTGAACCAGTTGCTGCGGACCGAACTCGAGGGCTGA
- a CDS encoding MBL fold metallo-hydrolase yields MDRISLGNEEFEGRNNAYVLADEERDELALVDTGIATDAVRADLRDGLAERGYEFADIDDVVLTHFHVDHAGLAGEIQQESDATVYVHEADAPLVERDSGAVAAVEERRLELLEQWGVPDDAREELLSFLEAGTSLEGEPAETTPVEGGDVLEVGGRTLEALHAPGHAAGLCCFEISGASETHRGGGSEAFVGDAVLPVYTPNVGGADLRVDRPLAKYAETLGRIVDRDYDRVWPGHRDPIDEPTERARTILEHHRERTENVLDVLEDHGPADAWTVSAHLFGDLEGIHIIHGPGEAYAHLDHLRHEGAVTFDEGRYALRDSATDRESIGEFVS; encoded by the coding sequence ATGGATCGCATTTCGCTGGGTAACGAGGAGTTCGAGGGGCGAAACAACGCCTACGTGCTCGCCGACGAGGAACGGGACGAACTCGCGCTGGTCGACACCGGGATCGCGACCGACGCCGTCCGGGCCGACCTCCGCGACGGGCTGGCCGAACGGGGATACGAGTTCGCAGATATCGACGACGTCGTTCTGACGCACTTCCACGTCGACCACGCCGGTCTCGCCGGCGAGATCCAGCAGGAGAGCGACGCGACGGTCTACGTCCACGAGGCCGACGCGCCGCTCGTCGAGCGGGATTCGGGCGCGGTCGCCGCCGTCGAGGAACGCCGACTGGAACTGCTCGAGCAGTGGGGTGTCCCAGACGACGCCCGCGAGGAACTGCTCTCCTTCCTCGAGGCGGGAACCAGTCTCGAGGGAGAACCGGCCGAGACGACGCCGGTCGAGGGTGGGGACGTTCTCGAGGTCGGCGGGCGGACGCTCGAGGCGCTCCACGCGCCCGGTCACGCGGCCGGACTCTGCTGTTTCGAGATCAGCGGTGCGTCGGAGACGCACCGAGGAGGCGGCTCGGAGGCGTTCGTCGGCGACGCCGTGTTACCGGTCTACACGCCGAACGTCGGCGGGGCCGACCTCAGGGTCGACCGACCCCTGGCGAAGTACGCGGAGACGCTGGGGAGGATCGTCGATCGGGACTACGACCGCGTCTGGCCCGGCCACCGCGATCCGATCGACGAACCGACCGAGCGAGCGCGGACGATCCTCGAGCACCACCGGGAGCGGACCGAAAACGTCCTCGACGTGCTCGAGGATCACGGACCGGCCGACGCCTGGACGGTCAGTGCCCACCTGTTCGGTGACCTCGAGGGCATTCACATCATCCACGGACCCGGCGAGGCGTACGCACACCTCGACCATCTCCGCCACGAGGGCGCCGTCACGTTCGACGAGGGCCGATACGCCCTCCGTGACTCTGCGACCGACCGCGAGTCGATCGGCGAATTCGTCTCGTAA
- a CDS encoding ABC transporter substrate-binding protein — MKNAGNKTVKRRTFLGAAGAGTVTTALAGCLGGISGEDDDIFRIGHLAPTRSQMGLGAERSIEIAVDEVNDDGGILDQEVELLSENTEGQVDEGTAVVESLIQEDNVDLLVGTFVSEVTQGIMDFVADRNVPFIITGSADPDSITEFHGRDYEEYKNVFRTGPINSDLQAEAMGQYAEFLSDEHGWEDFAILADDAAWTGPFIERLPDEIEDLGFNVVHADTMGIETDDFTQYLDDVDSADADAVFRFIAHADSAAFVSTWQSNEYPFAVEGINVPGMSPAFWDATEGACLYETTSQSGAGGVTELTDRTMPFVEEYEDRYADEDPPSKPMYMGFNSYDAVHFYREAVESAGTADYENELDGIVDAMLSTEHTGATGEMVLYDEDSEYPNDVQETRDEDDYISNFPMTQWQEGGEVECVFPEADATADHVAPEWL; from the coding sequence ATGAAAAACGCTGGTAACAAAACCGTTAAACGAAGAACCTTTCTCGGGGCGGCCGGTGCCGGTACAGTAACGACGGCACTCGCCGGTTGTCTCGGCGGAATCAGCGGCGAGGACGACGATATTTTCCGGATCGGACATCTGGCACCGACGCGATCCCAGATGGGGCTCGGGGCGGAACGGAGTATCGAAATCGCCGTCGACGAGGTGAACGACGACGGCGGGATCCTCGACCAGGAAGTCGAACTGCTCTCGGAGAACACGGAGGGACAGGTCGACGAGGGGACCGCAGTCGTCGAGAGTCTGATCCAGGAGGACAACGTCGACCTGCTGGTGGGGACGTTCGTCAGCGAGGTGACCCAGGGCATCATGGACTTCGTTGCCGACCGGAACGTCCCGTTCATCATCACCGGGTCGGCCGACCCGGACTCGATCACGGAGTTCCACGGACGGGACTACGAGGAGTACAAGAACGTCTTCCGAACGGGACCGATTAACTCCGACCTCCAGGCGGAGGCGATGGGGCAGTACGCCGAGTTCCTCTCGGACGAACACGGCTGGGAGGACTTCGCCATCCTGGCCGACGACGCCGCCTGGACCGGTCCGTTCATCGAGCGACTGCCCGACGAGATCGAGGATCTGGGGTTCAACGTCGTCCACGCCGACACGATGGGAATCGAAACGGACGACTTCACGCAGTACCTCGACGACGTGGACAGCGCGGACGCCGACGCCGTCTTCCGGTTCATCGCTCACGCCGACTCCGCGGCGTTCGTCTCGACGTGGCAGAGCAACGAGTACCCGTTCGCGGTGGAAGGGATCAACGTCCCGGGTATGTCGCCGGCGTTCTGGGACGCGACCGAGGGGGCGTGCCTGTACGAGACGACGTCCCAGTCGGGAGCCGGCGGTGTCACAGAGCTCACCGACCGAACGATGCCGTTCGTCGAGGAGTACGAGGACCGCTACGCCGACGAGGATCCGCCGAGCAAACCCATGTACATGGGGTTCAACTCCTACGACGCGGTCCACTTCTACAGGGAGGCCGTCGAGAGCGCCGGCACCGCCGACTACGAGAACGAACTGGACGGCATCGTCGACGCGATGCTCAGCACCGAACACACCGGTGCGACCGGCGAGATGGTGCTGTACGACGAGGATTCCGAGTACCCGAACGACGTCCAGGAAACGCGCGACGAGGACGACTACATCTCGAACTTCCCGATGACCCAGTGGCAGGAGGGCGGGGAGGTCGAGTGCGTCTTCCCCGAGGCCGACGCGACCGCCGACCACGTCGCGCCGGAGTGGCTGTAA